The following coding sequences lie in one Candidatus Cloacimonadaceae bacterium genomic window:
- a CDS encoding C25 family cysteine peptidase — protein sequence MKNYFVMFVLLLLTAMLAAATGTIQLGTMPTSVELLRSTQDGLSIRYSIEKLSYDEVPTAEGVFTNLYVEHYTTTNKEGLPRLPLMRQLISVPVGATVVPRISSAQRKTISLAEGGIHYPIFPRQESVSKSADLSKIPFVVNRDFYNGRGWTDELSIRVEDLGFMRGERLFALDFVPVRYNPGSKEIEVIEYAEVSVSFVEGDHSATSELKAKTYSPAFEGIFSGTVINHQPIRISLNRHPMSYVIITPQAFVAALQPFIEWKTREGFNIILATTEQIGATTNGIITYMQGLWSAATTQNPAPSYLLIVGDVAQVPANTGATGAHVTDLTYVRLQGTDYMPELYYGRFSATTPAEVTNQVNKTLMHEQYTMPSDAYLSQVVMIAGVDASWSITHANGQINYGTNNYFNPAHGIQSSTYLYPASGSADAAIVQSVSAGVAYVNYTAHGSQTDWSDPTFTISNINSLQNTNKSSVVVGNCCLTNAFNTGICFGEAWLRAVNKGGVIYIGGTNNTFWDEDYWWAVGHKPPAVGAGSPFVPGRTGVYDALFHDNNEPFADWASNAGGMIVAGNLAVVQSNSTRRDYYWEIYSIMGDPSLVPYLGIPAQNSAQLSDTIFLGVSSMNIVATPFSYVAISKNNVLHGVGLADANGNLTLNFTPFSEPGTAQIVMTRSMRRPLIANIQVTPNVGPYVTISPITVIDPNANGIAEAGEIISMGLTFTNVGIADAANLSVTISSISQYVSILNNTAAIANVPAGGNITVNNLFSIQISPMIPNQTSVPFEFLITDGSNQWISSRSLTVNAPNVQIGNVTMSDANGNGFLEAGETISISFNLSNTGHMNAESGIMVLIANPNQVTLNNYSFTLPSISVGGSLPLNFVATLANNLTTGTIVPIGLAVTSGVQMINHSIMLPIGMIGEGFESNNFTGFPWVNSSPIPWLIDGNPGNAYAGIRSAKSGVISHNGTTELSVTMEVGAAGNISFWRKVSSESNYDFLRFFINGIEQAAWSGNQAWAQFSYPVQPGTRVFKWAYTKDGSVSSGSDCGWIDEIVFPMSGSGSVAMLYSPTTEITFANVLPNTTVSADFALRNLGNIALTGMISTPAGFVLSQNGINLPVYYNYSIPAGQTAVLTITHVSPSPAVNLEGEINITSNDPNNPSFVIQVNVIANTSNEDPSIPAVTKLEGNYPNPFNPETIIRFSTKDSGSVRITVYNVKGQAVRNLLSENLGAGNHKVVWNGKDNNGRSVSSGVYLYRMEAPGYNKTMKMMLMK from the coding sequence ATGAAGAATTATTTCGTCATGTTCGTGCTTTTACTGCTGACGGCAATGCTTGCCGCAGCAACGGGCACGATACAACTTGGAACCATGCCGACTTCGGTCGAGCTTTTACGCAGCACTCAGGATGGGCTCAGCATCCGCTATTCCATCGAAAAGCTGTCCTACGACGAGGTGCCAACCGCCGAAGGCGTGTTCACGAATCTCTATGTGGAACATTATACTACCACGAATAAAGAGGGCTTGCCCCGCCTCCCGCTGATGCGCCAATTGATCAGCGTTCCCGTCGGCGCAACCGTGGTGCCGCGGATTAGTTCCGCACAAAGAAAGACGATCAGTCTTGCCGAAGGGGGAATCCACTATCCGATCTTCCCGCGTCAGGAATCCGTCTCCAAATCGGCAGATTTGAGCAAGATACCCTTCGTCGTCAACCGCGATTTCTACAACGGACGCGGCTGGACGGACGAGCTATCAATCCGCGTTGAGGATCTCGGATTTATGCGCGGAGAGCGCTTATTCGCCCTGGATTTTGTTCCGGTGCGCTACAATCCCGGCAGCAAAGAGATCGAAGTGATCGAATATGCCGAGGTTTCGGTCAGCTTTGTCGAAGGCGATCATAGCGCCACTTCTGAGCTGAAGGCAAAGACATATTCCCCCGCTTTTGAGGGTATATTTTCCGGCACCGTGATCAATCACCAGCCCATTCGCATTTCCTTGAACCGTCATCCGATGAGCTATGTGATCATCACGCCTCAAGCTTTCGTAGCCGCCTTGCAACCTTTCATCGAATGGAAAACCCGCGAAGGCTTTAACATCATCCTCGCCACCACCGAACAGATCGGCGCGACTACCAATGGAATCATCACTTATATGCAGGGATTATGGAGTGCGGCGACTACCCAAAATCCGGCTCCCTCATATCTATTGATCGTGGGAGACGTGGCACAGGTGCCTGCAAATACCGGAGCCACGGGCGCTCACGTGACCGATCTGACCTATGTGCGCCTTCAGGGCACGGACTATATGCCGGAGCTTTATTACGGCAGATTCTCTGCAACCACACCAGCCGAAGTGACCAATCAGGTCAACAAAACCCTCATGCATGAACAATATACGATGCCCAGCGATGCCTATCTTTCCCAAGTGGTGATGATCGCCGGCGTCGATGCCTCTTGGTCGATCACCCATGCCAACGGGCAGATCAACTATGGGACAAACAACTATTTCAATCCTGCTCATGGCATCCAATCCAGCACATATCTCTATCCCGCTTCGGGATCCGCCGACGCAGCGATCGTGCAAAGCGTATCCGCTGGAGTCGCCTACGTGAACTACACCGCGCATGGCAGCCAAACCGACTGGTCTGATCCCACCTTCACCATCAGCAACATAAACTCCCTGCAAAACACGAACAAATCTTCCGTCGTGGTAGGCAATTGCTGCCTCACCAACGCTTTCAACACGGGCATCTGTTTTGGCGAAGCCTGGTTGAGAGCCGTGAACAAAGGCGGAGTCATCTATATCGGCGGAACCAACAACACCTTTTGGGATGAAGACTATTGGTGGGCTGTCGGACACAAGCCACCGGCGGTAGGAGCCGGCTCTCCCTTTGTCCCAGGACGCACTGGAGTCTATGATGCCTTGTTCCATGATAACAACGAACCTTTTGCAGATTGGGCTAGTAACGCAGGCGGGATGATCGTTGCCGGAAATCTTGCCGTCGTTCAATCTAACAGCACCAGAAGAGATTATTACTGGGAAATATATTCCATCATGGGCGATCCTTCCCTGGTTCCCTATTTGGGGATTCCAGCACAGAATTCCGCTCAACTGTCGGATACCATCTTCCTCGGAGTATCTTCGATGAATATCGTCGCCACTCCCTTCAGCTATGTAGCCATCTCCAAAAACAACGTGCTGCATGGCGTCGGACTCGCGGATGCCAATGGCAATCTCACGCTCAATTTCACCCCCTTCTCCGAGCCGGGAACCGCGCAGATCGTGATGACGCGTTCGATGCGACGTCCTTTGATTGCAAACATCCAGGTTACCCCCAATGTGGGACCCTATGTGACCATCAGTCCGATCACCGTGATTGATCCCAATGCCAATGGCATCGCCGAAGCGGGTGAGATTATCAGCATGGGGCTCACTTTCACCAACGTCGGCATCGCCGATGCTGCAAACTTGAGCGTCACCATTTCCAGCATTAGCCAATATGTCAGTATCCTAAACAATACTGCCGCCATCGCAAACGTGCCCGCCGGCGGAAACATCACAGTGAACAATCTGTTTAGCATTCAGATCAGTCCGATGATTCCGAATCAAACCTCCGTTCCCTTTGAATTTCTCATCACCGATGGTTCCAACCAATGGATCTCCAGCCGCAGCCTGACTGTGAACGCTCCAAACGTCCAGATCGGCAATGTCACAATGAGCGATGCCAATGGCAACGGTTTCCTCGAAGCTGGCGAAACCATCTCTATCTCCTTCAACCTCAGCAACACCGGACACATGAACGCGGAAAGCGGAATCATGGTGCTGATCGCGAATCCGAATCAGGTGACGCTAAACAATTATAGCTTCACTCTGCCTTCGATCTCCGTGGGTGGGAGTCTCCCACTCAATTTCGTCGCCACCCTTGCCAATAACCTGACCACCGGAACGATCGTTCCCATCGGATTGGCAGTCACATCCGGTGTGCAGATGATCAATCACAGCATCATGCTGCCCATTGGAATGATCGGCGAAGGCTTTGAATCCAATAACTTTACGGGCTTTCCATGGGTGAACTCCAGTCCCATCCCTTGGTTGATTGACGGCAATCCCGGCAACGCCTATGCCGGAATCCGCTCTGCCAAATCTGGAGTGATCAGCCACAATGGCACTACGGAGCTTTCGGTCACCATGGAAGTCGGCGCTGCCGGAAACATCTCTTTCTGGCGTAAAGTGTCCTCGGAATCAAATTATGACTTCCTGCGTTTCTTCATAAACGGAATCGAACAGGCTGCCTGGAGCGGAAACCAAGCCTGGGCACAGTTCAGCTATCCTGTCCAACCCGGCACCCGCGTCTTCAAGTGGGCATATACCAAAGATGGATCGGTAAGCTCCGGCAGCGATTGCGGTTGGATCGATGAAATCGTCTTTCCGATGTCCGGCAGCGGCAGCGTCGCCATGCTCTATTCACCCACAACCGAGATCACATTTGCAAATGTGTTGCCAAATACTACCGTGAGCGCGGATTTTGCCCTCAGAAACCTCGGCAATATCGCTCTGACCGGCATGATCTCCACTCCCGCCGGATTTGTGCTCAGCCAAAATGGAATTAACCTGCCCGTGTATTACAACTACAGCATCCCCGCAGGGCAGACCGCAGTTCTCACGATCACCCATGTATCTCCGAGCCCCGCGGTAAATCTTGAGGGAGAGATCAACATCACTTCCAACGATCCCAACAATCCCTCCTTCGTGATCCAGGTAAACGTGATCGCAAACACCAGTAATGAGGATCCCTCGATCCCCGCGGTGACCAAGCTGGAAGGAAACTATCCCAATCCCTTCAATCCGGAGACCATCATCAGATTTTCAACCAAGGATTCCGGTTCAGTGCGCATCACCGTCTATAACGTCAAAGGACAGGCTGTGCGCAATCTCTTGAGCGAAAACCTCGGCGCCGGTAATCACAAAGTGGTTTGGAACGGCAAAGACAACAACGGCAGGAGTGTCTCCAGCGGAGTCTATCTCTATCGCATGGAAGCCCCCGGCTACAATAAAACCATGAAAATGATGCTGATGAAATAG